The Cellulophaga sp. L1A9 genome window below encodes:
- a CDS encoding FAD-dependent oxidoreductase produces the protein MIQTTSKYLILGAGLSGLTTAYELYKAGESDVVILDARATIGGRILTANQIDFGATWFQNHHTHVAGMLRELKIEKFSQYAKGQSVLVYSTMAPEHYFQNDPSAPSAHRIAGGSIAVIKKLAASFSNQIHTDTTVLAMEDLGGSIKVVTNKGVYSAEKVVSTIPPRITTRIDFSPELPSNVTEVMEKTHTWMSNAIKVGIKFKQPFWKARNLSGTVIGQVGAVTELYDHTNHDETEFGLMGFVNEALRDLTPEERQAKILAYLTKYLGEEIMEYTSYNEKDWSQDKNTSCETIKSIYMSPAYGNPVFADFYMNGKLLFSGAETSPLHGGYMDGAIYSGKLAAEKLKH, from the coding sequence ATGATACAAACTACCTCTAAATATTTAATATTAGGCGCAGGCCTTTCTGGACTAACTACGGCTTATGAATTGTACAAAGCAGGCGAATCAGATGTTGTTATTTTAGATGCTAGAGCAACAATTGGAGGTAGAATTTTGACAGCTAATCAGATTGATTTTGGAGCTACTTGGTTTCAAAATCATCATACACATGTGGCTGGTATGTTGAGGGAATTGAAGATTGAAAAATTCTCTCAATATGCTAAAGGGCAGAGTGTTTTGGTGTATAGTACTATGGCTCCTGAGCATTATTTTCAAAATGATCCTAGTGCACCATCTGCACATAGAATTGCAGGCGGGTCCATTGCTGTAATTAAAAAATTAGCAGCATCTTTCTCTAATCAAATACATACAGATACCACAGTTCTAGCGATGGAAGATCTTGGTGGTAGCATAAAGGTAGTAACCAATAAAGGGGTGTATAGTGCAGAAAAAGTAGTGAGTACCATTCCGCCACGGATCACAACGCGGATAGATTTTTCACCAGAATTACCAAGTAATGTTACTGAAGTGATGGAAAAAACGCATACCTGGATGAGTAATGCTATAAAGGTTGGTATAAAGTTCAAACAACCTTTTTGGAAGGCTAGAAATTTATCAGGAACTGTTATAGGGCAAGTGGGTGCTGTAACAGAACTGTATGATCATACCAATCATGATGAAACTGAATTTGGCTTAATGGGCTTTGTAAATGAAGCACTAAGAGATTTGACTCCTGAGGAACGCCAAGCAAAAATTCTTGCGTATCTTACTAAATATTTAGGCGAAGAAATTATGGAGTACACCTCCTATAATGAAAAGGATTGGTCGCAGGATAAAAACACTTCTTGTGAAACCATTAAGTCTATTTATATGAGTCCGGCGTATGGGAATCCTGTTTTTGCCGACTTTTATATGAATGGAAAACTGTTGTTTTCTGGAGCAGAAACATCACCCTTGCATGGAGGTTATATGGACGGTGCTATTTATAGTGGAAAATTAGCTGCCGAAAAATTGAAACATTAG
- a CDS encoding DUF3500 domain-containing protein, with the protein MKVQKLKPIFLSFLFIVFVACGSDDTTNDEIEDTTDDDTTSTTECTTTGTVDQSTNTEIETMRAAVVSFRSSLSDDLLEEISVCLDDERFYLWHNTPANDDNRDGITYGDLTADQLIAFKDILQLFLSSQGYQKVYEITELSEGWLNNVMSDVWNPDFYSIDMFGDPETSGSWGFQLDGHHCVLNFLVHGDNVSIVPAFLGGEPAADTWNGEDFDIFSDERDLALTLYNSFDSTELEAASTTSTTHSLEVGPADMNGDPDPYRGTYDYSGFAIGLKYSEMSTAAQANLLLVMKEYVYNLTDNFADVWWADISANIDDTYFVWINDSGTTPTATSEFYYRIYNPYLWAEFNTEGSTGANASTIADYNHIHTITRIPNNPTTDDGGDYGIFALMINQNGPKTLLEHYAHADHHKYTHKKFDYTLNVTL; encoded by the coding sequence ATGAAAGTTCAAAAATTAAAACCAATATTTTTATCTTTTCTTTTCATTGTATTTGTGGCATGTGGTTCAGACGACACAACTAATGATGAGATAGAAGATACAACTGATGATGATACAACAAGCACAACAGAATGTACCACAACTGGTACTGTTGATCAATCTACAAATACCGAGATAGAAACTATGCGAGCTGCAGTAGTGAGCTTTAGGAGTTCTTTGTCTGATGATTTATTGGAGGAAATTTCAGTTTGTTTAGATGATGAGCGTTTCTATTTATGGCATAATACACCAGCAAACGATGACAATAGAGATGGTATCACGTATGGCGATTTAACAGCGGATCAATTAATAGCTTTCAAAGATATTTTACAACTATTCTTAAGTTCTCAAGGATATCAGAAAGTATATGAAATTACAGAATTATCTGAAGGTTGGTTAAATAACGTGATGAGTGATGTTTGGAATCCTGATTTTTACTCAATTGATATGTTTGGTGACCCAGAAACGAGTGGCTCTTGGGGTTTTCAATTAGACGGCCACCATTGTGTACTTAACTTTTTGGTGCATGGCGATAATGTTTCTATTGTACCTGCTTTCTTAGGAGGGGAACCCGCAGCTGATACTTGGAACGGCGAAGATTTTGATATATTTTCTGATGAAAGAGATTTAGCGCTTACACTTTACAATAGCTTTGATTCGACAGAACTTGAAGCGGCTTCAACAACCTCTACAACACACTCTTTAGAAGTGGGGCCTGCTGATATGAATGGGGATCCCGATCCTTATAGAGGAACTTATGATTATTCAGGATTCGCCATAGGTTTAAAATATTCCGAAATGTCTACAGCTGCACAGGCAAATCTATTACTGGTAATGAAAGAGTATGTTTATAATTTAACAGACAATTTCGCAGATGTTTGGTGGGCAGATATTAGCGCAAATATAGATGACACCTATTTTGTTTGGATAAATGACTCTGGGACGACGCCTACTGCAACATCCGAATTTTATTATAGAATTTACAATCCATATTTATGGGCTGAATTTAATACCGAAGGTTCTACAGGGGCAAATGCTAGTACAATAGCAGATTATAATCATATTCATACTATTACGCGTATCCCAAATAATCCTACTACAGATGACGGCGGAGATTATGGTATTTTTGCGCTAATGATTAATCAAAATGGTCCTAAAACGCTTTTAGAGCATTACGCACACGCAGACCATCATAAGTATACGCACAAGAAATTTGACTATACCCTTAATGTTACGTTATAA
- a CDS encoding rubredoxin has protein sequence MNDDLHRILLKGGVTSPGELKDVITMLEAAGLKEVHFGSRQDLLFPLNDADEEQLESISKYNTTIIGERSYQNIVSSYVCADIFDMTYWLKGSTYLYILEGFDYAPKLKINITDAKQRLVPIFSGNLNFIASENEDYWYLNIKLPHWETNAYYPVLVYSWDINTISKAIEAIYEDIQDVDELFFVLNKNLDTNNKTIEKELEVPYLTFPYYEGMNRMGLDQYWLGLYWRNNRYDLNFLKEFCGFCLDNGVGKICITPWKSFIVKGIKRQSRPELERFLGQWGINIRHSQLEMNWHLPVDDAEALELKKFLVLSFDQNDISTYGLTFGLSNESGKRTHFSSVVIEKNTAPTIVKDFAIRPTYNVLYFKNFDPNTQVYKVYAQDVDKIELPGLLMELSKKYFKQLGQEIIKKEESKNTTEQLVREVYHCTSCFTVYDKEYGDVKAGILAGTSFADLPEDYCCQVCDAKKSNFDKIELQLS, from the coding sequence ATGAATGATGATTTACATAGGATATTGCTAAAAGGGGGAGTTACTTCTCCAGGAGAATTAAAAGATGTGATTACCATGTTGGAAGCAGCTGGACTCAAAGAAGTGCATTTTGGCTCTAGGCAAGATTTGCTTTTCCCACTGAATGATGCCGATGAAGAGCAGCTAGAAAGTATCTCTAAATACAATACTACAATCATAGGGGAGCGGTCCTATCAAAATATTGTTTCCTCTTATGTATGTGCAGATATTTTTGACATGACCTATTGGTTAAAAGGATCAACCTATTTGTATATTCTGGAAGGCTTTGATTATGCGCCAAAACTCAAAATAAATATTACAGATGCGAAACAACGCCTTGTTCCAATTTTCAGTGGAAATCTAAATTTTATTGCCTCTGAAAATGAAGATTATTGGTATTTAAACATAAAATTACCGCACTGGGAAACAAATGCTTATTATCCTGTACTCGTCTATAGTTGGGATATTAATACCATATCTAAGGCCATAGAAGCTATTTATGAAGATATTCAAGATGTAGATGAGTTGTTTTTTGTGCTTAACAAAAACCTAGACACAAATAATAAAACTATAGAAAAAGAGCTTGAAGTACCGTACTTAACTTTTCCGTATTACGAAGGAATGAATAGGATGGGCTTAGATCAATATTGGTTGGGTTTGTACTGGAGAAACAATCGGTATGATCTAAATTTCTTAAAGGAATTCTGTGGATTTTGCTTAGACAATGGTGTAGGTAAAATATGTATTACCCCTTGGAAATCATTTATTGTAAAAGGAATTAAAAGACAAAGTAGGCCAGAATTAGAACGTTTTTTAGGACAGTGGGGTATTAATATTCGCCACTCACAATTAGAGATGAATTGGCATTTGCCTGTTGATGATGCAGAGGCATTAGAATTAAAAAAGTTTTTGGTTTTAAGTTTTGATCAAAATGATATTAGTACGTATGGGTTAACATTTGGTTTAAGTAATGAATCTGGAAAACGCACCCATTTTTCATCAGTAGTCATTGAAAAAAATACAGCACCTACCATTGTAAAAGACTTTGCAATACGGCCAACATATAATGTGCTTTATTTTAAAAATTTTGACCCAAATACACAAGTTTACAAAGTGTACGCCCAAGATGTAGATAAGATAGAATTACCAGGTTTATTAATGGAGCTGAGTAAGAAGTATTTTAAGCAATTAGGGCAAGAGATAATTAAAAAAGAAGAATCAAAAAATACTACAGAGCAATTGGTAAGAGAAGTATACCACTGTACATCTTGTTTTACAGTGTATGATAAGGAGTATGGCGATGTAAAAGCAGGCATTCTTGCAGGGACTTCTTTTGCAGATCTGCCGGAAGATTATTGTTGTCAAGTATGTGATGCAAAAAAATCAAATTTTGATAAAATTGAACTTCAGCTATCTTAA
- a CDS encoding sensor histidine kinase translates to MIGDFKILEKQKLRINVLIGLGLTTIPILTSPDVNLGLELFKVAPFQRNFLSYQLLTIFFFTSYYYIIPNFYFNKKWVYLVLILIVGYLLVIKFPQFLISDFSVRKSNNLHLGPFRDGISKSSGFGSLNFILSRDSHLLQFIGIFFLSLYLRVNERLTEINNEKLLTEIAYLKSQINPHFLFNTLNSLFALALTKSDKTPQAILQLSDLMRYVITQNNQQFIALDKEVGYLKSFIDLQKLRLTEKTTLRTEFRGDFANQEINPLMLICIIENAFKYGSDAENNSEIEISLVLEDNILKLNVTNTIVKSTERIKNQSTSLGLKNTKKQLELFYANRYKLNVVSNMEYFKVNLEIELK, encoded by the coding sequence ATGATAGGCGATTTTAAAATTTTAGAAAAGCAAAAACTTCGAATTAATGTATTAATAGGCTTAGGTCTTACGACGATTCCTATCCTAACTTCTCCTGATGTAAATCTGGGCTTAGAATTATTCAAAGTGGCGCCTTTTCAAAGAAATTTTTTGAGCTATCAATTATTAACGATTTTCTTTTTCACTAGTTATTATTACATCATACCTAATTTTTATTTCAACAAAAAATGGGTGTATTTAGTGCTAATTTTAATCGTTGGGTATTTGTTAGTTATAAAATTCCCACAATTTTTGATTAGTGATTTTTCTGTGCGCAAATCAAATAATCTGCATTTAGGACCATTTAGAGATGGTATTTCTAAGTCAAGCGGATTCGGTTCATTAAATTTTATTCTATCGAGAGATAGTCATTTGCTTCAATTCATTGGTATTTTTTTCCTTTCGCTCTACTTAAGAGTAAATGAACGATTAACAGAGATAAACAATGAGAAGCTCTTAACAGAAATAGCCTATTTGAAATCTCAAATAAACCCTCATTTTTTATTTAACACGTTAAATAGCTTGTTTGCGCTAGCCTTGACAAAATCAGACAAAACACCGCAAGCTATTTTGCAGTTATCAGATTTAATGCGTTATGTAATTACCCAAAATAATCAGCAGTTCATAGCTTTAGATAAAGAAGTTGGGTATTTAAAAAGTTTCATTGATTTACAAAAACTTAGATTGACGGAAAAAACAACTTTAAGAACTGAATTTCGTGGAGATTTTGCAAATCAAGAAATAAATCCATTAATGTTAATCTGTATTATTGAAAATGCTTTTAAATATGGCTCTGATGCTGAGAATAACTCTGAAATTGAAATAAGTTTAGTTCTCGAAGACAATATTTTAAAACTAAACGTAACTAATACAATAGTAAAATCAACAGAGAGAATAAAAAATCAGTCCACTTCATTGGGGCTAAAAAATACCAAAAAACAACTAGAGCTATTTTATGCAAATAGGTATAAGCTGAATGTTGTTAGTAATATGGAATACTTCAAAGTTAATCTTGAGATAGAATTAAAATGA
- a CDS encoding LytTR family DNA-binding domain-containing protein, translating to MIKAIAIDDEPLALQVIQVYCDSLSNISLEKTFSDLNKAKTFLNKFPVDVIFLDIEMPNKSGIDFYKSLNIDVKVIFTTAYEKYAIEGFNVDAIDYLLKPISFERFKKAVLRVQNFKAITVDNFDANTHLSIRANYKLNRIPIDLIIYVEAMNDYVKIYIDGEKAIVARATMKNILQELPCLKFIRIHKSFIVSIKYIKNISAIDIVIIDRSLPIGNSYKKELDQLFP from the coding sequence ATGATAAAAGCAATAGCTATAGATGACGAGCCATTGGCCTTACAGGTTATTCAAGTTTATTGTGATTCATTGAGCAATATTTCTTTAGAAAAAACTTTTTCTGATTTAAACAAAGCTAAAACCTTTTTAAACAAATTTCCTGTAGACGTAATTTTTTTAGATATAGAAATGCCAAATAAGAGTGGAATAGATTTCTATAAATCCTTAAATATAGATGTGAAAGTAATTTTTACAACGGCCTATGAAAAATATGCAATAGAAGGGTTTAATGTTGATGCAATTGATTATTTACTAAAACCAATTTCATTTGAGCGCTTTAAAAAAGCAGTTCTGAGAGTTCAAAATTTTAAGGCTATTACCGTTGATAATTTTGATGCGAATACGCATTTATCTATTCGTGCTAATTACAAATTAAACCGTATACCTATTGATCTAATCATTTATGTAGAAGCTATGAATGATTATGTTAAGATTTATATAGATGGCGAAAAGGCTATTGTAGCGCGTGCTACAATGAAAAATATTTTACAAGAATTACCGTGCTTAAAATTTATCAGAATACATAAGTCTTTTATAGTTTCCATTAAGTATATAAAAAATATTAGTGCAATAGATATAGTTATTATAGATAGGAGTCTTCCCATAGGTAACAGTTATAAAAAGGAATTAGACCAGCTCTTTCCTTAA
- a CDS encoding carboxymuconolactone decarboxylase family protein, protein MYTMDNLKHLGALEKNASPAMKAFQAFDKEALSDGVIPKKYKELIAIAVALTTQCPYCLEIHKEQAVKAGVTQEELAEVTFVAAALRAGAAVVHGTHLMNK, encoded by the coding sequence ATGTATACAATGGATAATTTAAAGCACTTGGGGGCTTTAGAAAAAAATGCGAGTCCGGCAATGAAAGCATTTCAAGCTTTTGATAAAGAAGCTTTGAGTGATGGTGTAATTCCTAAAAAATACAAAGAATTAATTGCGATTGCTGTGGCGTTAACAACGCAGTGCCCTTATTGTTTAGAAATACATAAAGAGCAAGCCGTTAAAGCGGGTGTTACACAAGAAGAATTAGCAGAAGTAACCTTCGTCGCGGCGGCATTAAGAGCAGGAGCGGCAGTGGTTCATGGAACTCATTTAATGAATAAATAA
- a CDS encoding AraC family transcriptional regulator, which yields MKDSHKIEQYHLHKAHPDKLQFQLHDLKSYRKKNPEKAAIPHSHSYYQLLWFFNKGGTHTVDFNNYAIEKNMVLFTNKDQIHSFDANLEVEGWLIHFNESFFRHSDVDIFLKYNIFNIEQNPCYLLDDATAKIAAHHIELIEKELPNKLSFGHEDMIRFLLKSLLISVERIHYADTSRKLQINTHYERQFFKFKDLIELHYTSGLAIIDYANLLNTSSKTLTTITKNVVDKAPSQLVKERVLLEAKRLLKFTNLPINEVAFRLGFEDDSYFIKYFKRSIGTSPKAYRNTIS from the coding sequence GTGAAAGATTCTCATAAAATAGAGCAATATCACCTACATAAAGCGCATCCTGATAAGTTGCAGTTTCAGCTGCACGATTTAAAAAGTTACCGTAAAAAAAATCCAGAAAAAGCAGCGATACCTCATTCGCACAGCTACTACCAATTGCTTTGGTTTTTTAATAAAGGAGGTACGCATACAGTAGATTTCAACAACTATGCTATCGAAAAAAACATGGTGCTTTTTACGAATAAAGACCAAATTCATTCTTTTGATGCTAATTTAGAGGTAGAAGGTTGGCTGATTCATTTTAATGAAAGCTTTTTTAGGCATTCTGATGTTGATATTTTTTTAAAATATAACATTTTCAATATCGAGCAAAACCCCTGTTACCTTTTAGACGATGCTACTGCAAAAATAGCAGCACATCATATTGAATTAATCGAAAAAGAATTGCCTAATAAACTAAGTTTTGGTCATGAAGATATGATACGCTTCTTACTAAAATCACTCCTGATTTCTGTAGAGCGGATACATTATGCAGATACGAGTAGAAAATTACAGATTAATACCCATTACGAGCGGCAGTTTTTTAAATTTAAAGATCTTATTGAACTCCACTATACAAGCGGATTGGCAATAATTGACTATGCAAATTTACTGAATACTTCTTCTAAAACCCTTACCACAATTACTAAAAACGTTGTCGATAAAGCACCTTCACAGCTTGTAAAAGAACGCGTATTATTAGAAGCGAAACGTTTGTTGAAATTCACGAATTTACCTATAAATGAAGTGGCATTCCGTTTAGGCTTTGAGGATGATTCCTATTTTATAAAGTATTTTAAACGATCTATAGGAACGTCTCCTAAGGCGTATAGAAATACTATTTCTTAG
- a CDS encoding nitrate reductase, translating into MQKNTTHKTICSYCGVGCGIVVEKDAKGILSVEGDEDYPVNTGMLCSKGKNLNYVAQDTTDRILYPEMRWSRNHPLQRVSWDAAFERATAVFKSIIAKHGPDSVGFYVSGQCLTEEYYLANKIIKGFIGSNNIDTNSRLCMSSAVVGYKKTVGDDSVPIAYEDIELADCFLIAGANPAWCHPILFRRLEKHKEENPNVKIIVVDPRKTQTCASADLHLQILPGTDVILFNAIARLLIEKKKIDKNFIKKHTENFEACKASAFTLTIRQAADKCGIPADEIKKAAQYIGNAKGFISMWTMGLNQSAIGVSKNVSLLNLSLLTGQIGKPGSGPFSLTGQPNAMGGREVGGMANLLAAHKDLSNPEHRNEVANFWGGKPIQEKPGYTATEMFDALDEGKLKAIWIICTNPVVSMPNSNKIERALKKASFVVVQEISHNSETTKFADLLLPAAGWLEKEGTMTNSERRISYLPKVIDAPGEALPDAEILWRFAQAMDFEGFNYTNASEVYDEHCLLTKGTPIDISGLSYSRLKNEGSFQWPVPHDTHPGTPRLFTDLVFSTPDKKAHFNAPTEVYNTSEETNIEYPLILNTGRVRDQWHTRTKTGKVNRLLTHIPHPYLEMNKVDAFLRRLKEGDIAVIKSRRGEVQVKVTINYDIREQVVFMPMHWGKILNNDFGRANNLTNDLVDPVSKEPDFKYCAVQVAKYVKPKQKVVIIGAGAAAYRFIQSYREKNDVDELHVFSKEQDPFYNRVLLPEYVSDELSWAALEKLKKGELKKLDVVLHSGVGISQIDDEEKCVVDDNGLEHTFDLLVMATGSRAFIPSDVQIKLPGRFTMRERGDADRLKTYLRETGLQNEEQHVVIVGGGLLGLELAAALKKIKVNISIIQRAPRLMERQLDDVASKLLAQDVVERGINLYFDNEVSTVFKEKSSDYTLLVNLKTGKTIKCNAIVYAIGTRPNIELAKQTKLKTRRGVVVNSYLQTSNPSIYALGEIAEFNNQLFGITSAAEQQADIAANYILGDFSSIYNGSVLMNILKFENLDLCSIGMVNSPAGDSNYEEIILMDVSKRFYKKCIVKDDTLKGAILMGDKNEFAEFKRLIEEEIELSEKRNELLRGASNTAPMKGKLVCSCSQVGEGNIIEAVQAGCSDFTKLCSETGAGLGCGSCKPEIKELLKNQLQLSH; encoded by the coding sequence ATGCAAAAGAATACAACACATAAAACTATTTGTTCCTATTGCGGAGTAGGCTGCGGTATAGTGGTAGAGAAAGATGCAAAAGGGATCTTGAGTGTAGAAGGTGATGAAGACTATCCTGTAAATACGGGTATGTTATGTTCTAAGGGTAAAAACTTGAACTACGTAGCACAAGATACCACAGATCGAATTTTGTATCCAGAAATGAGATGGAGTAGAAACCACCCGTTACAGCGTGTCTCCTGGGATGCAGCTTTTGAGCGTGCAACTGCAGTTTTTAAAAGCATTATTGCTAAGCATGGTCCTGATAGTGTTGGTTTTTATGTGTCAGGACAATGTTTAACCGAAGAGTATTATTTAGCTAACAAAATTATTAAAGGGTTTATAGGAAGTAATAATATTGATACTAATTCTCGCTTATGCATGAGTTCGGCAGTGGTAGGCTACAAAAAAACGGTAGGAGATGATTCTGTGCCTATCGCTTATGAGGATATAGAATTAGCAGATTGTTTTTTAATTGCAGGAGCAAACCCTGCGTGGTGTCATCCTATATTATTTAGACGTTTAGAAAAACATAAAGAGGAAAACCCGAATGTAAAAATTATAGTGGTAGACCCTCGTAAAACGCAGACCTGTGCTTCGGCAGATTTACATTTGCAAATTCTTCCAGGTACAGACGTAATTTTGTTCAATGCTATTGCGCGATTATTAATTGAGAAAAAGAAAATAGATAAGAATTTTATAAAAAAACATACTGAAAATTTTGAAGCTTGTAAAGCGAGTGCTTTTACATTAACCATCCGTCAAGCAGCAGATAAATGTGGAATCCCTGCAGACGAAATTAAAAAAGCAGCCCAATACATTGGCAATGCTAAAGGTTTTATCAGCATGTGGACCATGGGACTTAATCAGAGTGCTATTGGGGTTTCAAAAAACGTATCGTTACTTAATTTATCCTTGTTAACAGGTCAAATAGGAAAGCCAGGATCGGGTCCTTTCTCATTAACAGGGCAACCTAATGCTATGGGAGGGCGTGAGGTTGGTGGAATGGCAAATCTATTAGCAGCTCATAAAGATTTAAGCAATCCGGAACATAGAAATGAAGTGGCCAATTTTTGGGGAGGAAAACCTATTCAGGAAAAGCCAGGCTATACTGCAACAGAAATGTTTGATGCACTTGATGAAGGAAAGCTAAAAGCTATTTGGATTATTTGTACCAATCCTGTGGTGAGTATGCCTAATTCTAATAAGATAGAGCGTGCTTTAAAGAAAGCGAGCTTTGTTGTGGTTCAAGAAATCTCTCATAATTCTGAAACTACGAAATTTGCAGATTTACTATTGCCCGCTGCAGGTTGGTTAGAAAAAGAAGGTACTATGACCAATTCTGAACGTAGAATTAGTTATTTGCCAAAAGTGATTGATGCTCCGGGAGAGGCCTTGCCAGATGCAGAAATCTTATGGCGCTTTGCGCAAGCAATGGATTTTGAGGGGTTTAATTATACCAATGCAAGTGAAGTATATGATGAGCATTGCTTGTTAACAAAAGGAACACCTATAGATATTTCTGGATTATCGTATTCAAGACTTAAAAATGAAGGTAGTTTTCAGTGGCCAGTACCTCACGATACCCATCCAGGAACACCAAGGTTGTTTACTGACCTAGTTTTTAGCACACCAGATAAAAAGGCACATTTTAATGCACCGACAGAAGTTTATAATACCTCGGAAGAGACAAATATAGAGTATCCGCTAATCTTAAATACAGGTAGAGTTCGTGATCAATGGCATACCCGTACAAAAACAGGAAAAGTAAATAGATTGCTCACCCATATTCCGCATCCCTATTTAGAAATGAATAAGGTTGATGCTTTTTTAAGGCGATTAAAAGAAGGCGATATAGCAGTTATTAAAAGTAGACGTGGTGAAGTTCAAGTAAAAGTTACCATTAATTATGATATTCGTGAGCAAGTGGTTTTTATGCCGATGCATTGGGGAAAAATATTAAATAACGATTTTGGGCGTGCCAATAATTTAACCAATGATCTTGTAGATCCAGTTTCAAAAGAACCAGATTTTAAATACTGTGCGGTACAGGTAGCTAAATATGTAAAACCGAAACAAAAGGTCGTTATAATTGGCGCAGGTGCTGCAGCATATCGTTTTATACAATCGTATAGAGAAAAGAATGATGTTGATGAGTTGCATGTTTTCTCAAAAGAACAGGATCCATTCTACAATCGGGTATTATTGCCAGAGTATGTAAGTGATGAGCTTTCTTGGGCAGCTTTAGAGAAACTCAAAAAAGGAGAACTTAAAAAATTAGATGTAGTACTGCATTCAGGTGTTGGAATTTCACAAATTGATGATGAAGAAAAATGTGTAGTAGATGATAATGGTCTTGAACATACGTTTGATTTATTGGTTATGGCAACAGGGAGTAGGGCTTTTATTCCAAGTGATGTTCAAATAAAATTACCAGGCAGGTTTACTATGCGGGAACGTGGCGATGCAGATAGGTTAAAAACCTATTTGCGCGAAACAGGATTGCAAAATGAAGAGCAGCACGTGGTTATTGTTGGTGGTGGTTTGTTAGGGTTAGAGCTTGCAGCAGCATTAAAGAAAATAAAGGTAAATATTAGTATCATTCAGAGAGCACCTCGCTTAATGGAGCGCCAATTGGATGATGTGGCTAGTAAGTTATTAGCACAAGATGTCGTAGAGCGCGGTATTAATCTTTATTTTGATAATGAAGTGAGTACCGTTTTTAAAGAGAAATCTAGCGACTATACTTTATTGGTGAATTTAAAAACTGGAAAAACCATAAAATGTAACGCTATTGTGTATGCTATTGGTACCCGTCCGAATATAGAATTAGCTAAGCAAACAAAATTAAAAACCCGTAGAGGCGTTGTAGTCAATTCGTATTTACAAACAAGCAATCCATCTATCTATGCCCTCGGAGAAATAGCAGAATTTAACAATCAGTTATTCGGGATTACGTCTGCCGCGGAGCAACAAGCAGATATTGCGGCAAATTATATCTTAGGAGATTTTAGTAGTATCTATAACGGTTCTGTTTTAATGAACATTCTAAAGTTTGAAAATTTAGATTTATGCAGTATCGGAATGGTGAATTCTCCTGCCGGAGATAGTAATTATGAAGAGATTATTCTAATGGATGTAAGCAAGCGTTTTTATAAAAAATGCATCGTAAAAGATGATACCCTAAAAGGCGCTATTCTAATGGGCGATAAGAATGAGTTTGCAGAATTTAAACGATTGATAGAAGAAGAGATAGAACTATCGGAAAAACGAAATGAATTACTTCGCGGAGCTTCAAATACAGCTCCTATGAAAGGTAAGTTAGTTTGTTCTTGTAGTCAAGTAGGAGAAGGTAATATTATAGAAGCCGTTCAAGCTGGGTGTTCTGACTTTACTAAATTATGCTCAGAAACAGGAGCAGGTCTTGGTTGCGGAAGTTGTAAGCCAGAAATAAAAGAACTATTAAAAAATCAGCTTCAATTAAGCCATTAA